A region of the Dehalococcoidia bacterium genome:
CCGATCTTGTTTCGCCATTGATACACTTCCGGCGCAACACTTTCGATATACGCTATGCAAGCGTCTCGAAGCTCATTCTGAATCTCTCTACTTTGTAAGTCCCTGATGTCCCAGTCATTGACCTCCACCAGGTTTAGAAGTCTTACGTGGCGCAGATAGCTGACGAGGCTAACCGAAAACCAGTCAAAAACGCACGCAAGCATCAACGTCAATCCCGTGTTCTGAAAGTGACCAATGATTTTGTCTGTGCCATACTCTTCCAAAGTCTCAATTTCCCTTTGGCGAGTAAACATTGCGAGATGAGTCAAGCCGATCTCGAGGGAGCCTAGAACATTGAGGCTGTTTCCGTGCTTAAGTGACGGCACTCTAATATCGTCGATGTAGTCTAAAGTTGAATACTCTTCGCTCATGATATTGTCTCGTGGTTATCGGGTGATTGACACTTTCTATCCGTCCCGTGCTTGATGTCGCAACGAGTGATATAGCCTATCATCCCGCAGCTTCGCGCTCCAAATTGAGCTCCAGCAGACGGGCGATTATCTCGCCGTCGGTGAGGTCCGCGGGCCACCCGTAGGCCGCGGACACCGCCTCGTCCAGTCTCTCGTGAGCGAGTCGGAGCCAAGTGGGAGGGTCGTTGTACAGGTTCGTCAGCGTGAGTCGTCTCAACTGGGTGTCTTCGATCATGGGCGACGAAGGGTTGAGCCAGCCTTCCCGGAGTTTGCCGAGATGCTTCGCGGCCTCCGATACCTCAGCCCTCTGTTCTGCCGTTGGCTGCGGGAACGGGAACGTTTCGAACGTCGTTGTGGGAGTGTACCTGGGACGCGACTCCAGTTGAGCTCCTTGGTTCAGGGCCCATAGTTCCTGGATGCGGGGAGTGCAGTACGCCGTTGAACTACGGCACTTTCACTCAGATTCGCCTGTCCCCACTTTGGGGCGAACTCATGTGGCGTCATGGCTCACCACAATAGACTTGCAGCTCCGTGTGGCGCGCAAGGACATCGAAGTCGGCATCATTGTGCAGCACGGGCGCACCAGCGCGTATGGCGGCAGAGGCAATAAGACAGTCAATCAGTTTGCGAACAGTCTCCCCCTGCCGTCGACATCGACGATAGAGCGCGGCTGCTTCGTCATAGTCTGTCGAGCCTGTTGGCAATACCGTCGCTCGTGCCAGCAGTCGCCTGAGCTGATTGAGATGCGACTCGTCTCTTGCCCCGGCGAGAACCTCCATCCGCACCGCATCGCAGATGGCGATGTCGCCAGCCAGCAGTTCGTCAACCAACATGCAGACCGTTGACCCGGTGTTCCGCAGGAACTCTATCCAGGCCGACGAATCAACAAGGATCACAACGAGCGTCCAGAGCGCAATTCGTTGAGGTCGCCTTCCCAGCCAATTCCACGAAGCGCACGGGCCTCATCTACGGACAGTGGTTCGGCCGCAAGCGTCCGGAGTGCGAAATTGACCGCCTCGCGCTTGGTCGAAAGCTGGTAGCGCCTCATCACCTCGGCGCAAGCTCTATCGTCTATGTCGATGTTTGTGCGTCCCATACACCAATGATACACCATTGCGGATAACTAGCCCATCCCGCACCACTAGGTCGCCACCTCCACCAGCCTGTCGCCCTCTGAGACCGACTGGTCTTCTTCCACATGTACGGTTGCTACGGAGCCGTCAACGTCGCAGATGACCTCGTTCTCCATTTTCATGGACTCGATCACCACCACCACGTCTCCCGCGCCGACCTGTTCGCCCTCGGCGACCAGAACCTCTATGACCCGTCCGGTCATGGGCGAGTGAATGATTACGTCCGCCAATTTAGTCTCTCCTCAGTCCTCTCTGATAACGTATTGGTCTTAGCAGGCGAGGTTTTCACCCTCACCCTCAGGGAGCTTACAGGGGTATGTAAACCGATAGTTCGTTCG
Encoded here:
- a CDS encoding PIN domain nuclease, with amino-acid sequence MILVDSSAWIEFLRNTGSTVCMLVDELLAGDIAICDAVRMEVLAGARDESHLNQLRRLLARATVLPTGSTDYDEAAALYRRCRRQGETVRKLIDCLIASAAIRAGAPVLHNDADFDVLARHTELQVYCGEP
- a CDS encoding type II toxin-antitoxin system VapB family antitoxin, with protein sequence MGRTNIDIDDRACAEVMRRYQLSTKREAVNFALRTLAAEPLSVDEARALRGIGWEGDLNELRSGRSL
- a CDS encoding biotin/lipoyl-binding protein, with protein sequence MADVIIHSPMTGRVIEVLVAEGEQVGAGDVVVVIESMKMENEVICDVDGSVATVHVEEDQSVSEGDRLVEVAT